The Rattus rattus isolate New Zealand chromosome 1, Rrattus_CSIRO_v1, whole genome shotgun sequence genome includes a region encoding these proteins:
- the Mob3c gene encoding MOB kinase activator 3C, which yields MALCLKQVFAKDKTFRPRKRFEPGTQRFELYKKAQASLKSGLDLRSVVRLPPGESIDDWIAVHVVDFFNRINLIYGTMAEHCSETSCPVMAGGPRYEYRWQDERQYRRPAKLSAPRYMALLMDWIEGLINDEDVFPTRVGVPFPKNFQQVCTKILTRLFRVFVHVYIHHFDSILSMGAEAHVNTCYKHFYYFIQEFSLVDQRELEPLREMTERICH from the exons ATGGCCCTGTGTCTGAAGCAGGTGTTTGCTAAGGACAAGACTTTCCGGCCCCGGAAGCGCTTCGAGCCTGGCACGCAGCGCTTTGAGCTATATAAGAAGGCACAAGCTTCACTCAAGTCCGGCCTGGACCTGCGGAGTGTGGTGAGGTTGCCACCTGGTGAGAGCATCGATGACTGGATCGCTGTGCATGTGGTGGACTTCTTTAATCGTATCAACCTCATCTATGGGACCATGGCTGAGCACTGCAGTGAAACCAGCTGCCCAGTCATGGCTGGTGGGCCCCGCTACGAGTACCGCTGGCAGGACGAGCGTCAGTACCGAAGGCCCGCCAAGCTCTCAGCGCCCCGCTATATGGCATTGCTCATGGACTGGATCGAGGGTCTCATCAATGATGAGGATGTCTTTCCTACACGTGTTG GAGTTCCCTTCCCCAAGAACTTCCAGCAGGTCTGCACCAAGATCCTGACGCGACTCTTCCGAGTCTTTGTCCACGTCTACATCCACCACTTTGACAGCATCCTCAGCATGGGGGCGGAGGCACATGTCAACACCTGCTATAAGCACTTTTACTACTTCATCCAGGAGTTCAGCCTCGTGGACCAGAGGGAACTAGAGCCGCTG